The sequence below is a genomic window from Cucumis melo cultivar AY chromosome 5, USDA_Cmelo_AY_1.0, whole genome shotgun sequence.
TTCCTGACAAATGTGATATAATcttcttattaaatatttaaaatcatttatatatatgtcGATGATTTTAGCATAAACTTCTAAAGAGATTTCAAAGGCAAATAAAGTTTCTTAAGGAAGAAATTGAGATGACACGTTTTGTCCTAACTTGCAAGAATTGCATCAatttatacacaaaagatcttATATTCACTAGTTCCATCATTGAACATTCCTAGAGTGGTTCATTTACTTTAGATCCCGAAGAACCATAATTTTGCAAAATAAGTGCACTTATATCATTATTAGTTTATATGATGTTAGTtgtatttataataattttcgttacataaatatattatttctcCAAGGATAGATATTAGACTAGAATTAAACATATGTGCTATGTTTTTATTTAAGAATTAGTTTAcatgtatttatttttattcttacataatttaattataatctAGTTTGGTGTGAATATGCAAACTACTTATCTCACCCATAAGAACTAGATCTTAAATAGGTTTTCTAGTAGTTTATATTATAACAGTTTGTgaaacatattataataatttttacaTTAATTCATGCTAAAAACATGATGATTTATGAAGCTAGCCAATAGGTGTTCTTAtgtaaagataaaaaaaaacatcaaatgaCAGCATCAACCTTCGACAAATTTTCTCAAAACACAACCTGACAAACTTACTTACAAAGGTATTATCAACACCAACATTTGAACTTGAAAAGTTGACGCACAACATTGAAATGTGACGACTAGTGATGTATTCATGAGAGGAGTAGAAATAGTgcacttttttccttttaactATGGTTTTTTTACATGAGTTTTCCGGGAAGGTTTTTAGTGAAGcattttttgaaatatataaaataatgtactcattttttttcttatagtAAAGTTATAACGTAGCATTTATTTTAGgggatttttcaaaaatataacaaactggaAAACATTTACATTGTAAAGAACAATTTTGATAACAAAAAAAACCCACAAGCCCACGATGGGAAATATTAAAAACGCCCCAGTCAACACGTTATTAATCAACCATACGCGCACGTGTagttcttcttctaaatgatcatgataggtgatcatgtaggaaatgataTATGATTCTGTAGTTCTTTTCAACTGATGGGAAAAATGTTTCGTTAACTCTTCTTTTTACGATCACGATACGCGATCGTGTAGTTCCTTTTATCGATGAAAAAAATACTTCgtataattcttcttctaaacatCATGATACGCGATCGTGTAGGACTTGTAGGAAATAATACacaatcatgtagttcttttttaataatgagAAAATGCTTCATgtatttcttcttctaaacgatcatgatatgcAATCATGTAGGAAATTATACTCGTGTAGGAGAGAATACACGGTCGTGCAGTTCTTTTCAACAATGAAAAAATTGTTTcgtgtaattctttttctaaacgatcatgatacgcaATCGTGTAGAAAATGGTATATGATCGTGTACGATTGAGTACAAaatggtacacaatcattttaAATGATCTTGATATTCTAGAATAGAAACGGTAAGAAAGGAAGAGaagacaaagaaagaaagaaaaaagaaatgaataaaaatataagaaagaatCTTGGAAGAGATCTGTATTTTATTTATCCCAAAAGAACATGAACGAAAGAGCTGAAGAAATCtagaacaaaaataaaaataaacaaagaagaagaaagaaaagtgatGAGCGGTCCGCAAtatcaaaaaaaatttaaaatttatgaaaaatttctaccgtttttttattttgttaaacgGACCATAAAaattttgatgttttgttatatttatgaaaattaacctttattttatataatatgaatatCTAAATCAGAGTATTATAAATGTATTAGTATATTGTAAATACATATTCAATGTAAATATCCATAATTTAGGTATGTTacccaaatttcaaattttgttgaATTACATGTTGAATGTACACACCTATTGCATCCTATATTGTAATCTCATGACATGTTAGAAATAGTGGTATATGGTATTTTTGCATGATATACCACAATTAAGTTCGATTACTCTTCTTTACCATCTCTCTTCtctacttttttttctcttttgttttgcCTCATTTGTATGTTTATACTGTTCTTATTTCATtgtaaaagtaaaaataaaaaaaaatgagaaaaaaagaagaattagCTAAAGATTCAAAGGAGGGGAAAAGTCATTTTCACGGGCAAATCAAACGGACAAACACCAATGAATCAATGGGCAAAATATTATCCACAAAGAAAATAGAAACAGAACAAAAGGAAACTTGTCATAAACCAAAAACAGGAAATGAGAAAATTATTCAAACCCTAAACAGTCGCAACATCATCACTCTCATACCAGGCTGCTCTCAAACTCTCAAGCAACTCCAAATTATCCAAGCAATCCTTTTGAAAGCAAACACAAATGTGAACTCATAAACACACGTAAAGCTTCTTGATACTCACCACAATCACAACATATCCAGACATCATAACGCCAGCCAAAATACAGAATTCCACTCCATTTGATCAAAAACTTCAGCCTCAACAACCATTCGAGAATTAGCAAGATCCAGTAACAACCTGATTCCATAACACAACATTTCTCACTTTGGAAACTTCAAATCATCAATTAACATGCGAAACTTTCCCGCTAAAGCTCTACTCATGAATGGCCTCGTGGCTAGCAGCTAGTTTATAAATTAATCAGTGTAAAATTGCTTCTTTCTGAAGTTGAAAGAATCTTCCAAGTACTATTGATTGTAATTACTTTTATAGATAAAGAGAAGGGTCCTGAAATCAACTACAAAATGTATCCAATGCTGTTTTCTTTCAAATGTATAGCAAAAATTAATCAAACTGGAGAACCTGCTATAGGTTAATTCAATCAATCTTCTGCAGATGCAGAGGTGTGATGAGGAAATGTAGACCATACATCTTCCCATGTTCTCAGACCATCCGTAACATCTTTCACGACTGTGGCTGCCTCTTCCACGCTCACACGAATTTGATCTTTACTATCCCTCTCTCGAATTGTCACCGAAGATGCTGAATCGACAGTGATTGCAAAGGGAACACCAAGCTCATCTGTTCTTGCATATCGTTTTCCTATTGATGTGCCTATCAACATTTTTTAACAAAGAACATATAATTAGTAGCATATAATCACTTGACGGTAGATAAAGACAAGTATAGTGAATTCTGTGATCAAAGGCCAGTTGAGGATTGTGAAATTAAACCAAACAAGGACTAAAATCAATTTTACATCAGAAGAACAAGAAAACAAAGTTGAGAGTTCGTTCAATTACCTGTGATGTCAATTTTATGGGAAATGCCAGAAAAAGTTAATGACTTGGAGATAACTTTAGCAACTTCCTCGTACTGTTGATTCTGAACAAGTGGGAAAACTGTGCACTTGATAGGTGCCACAAGGGGAGGAAATCTAAATACATTTAATTGTTCATCCCCTGCTTTGCTTGGCCTCATGTAGTAAGAGTGTTCAAAGAGGCAATAGATAATCCGACCGATACCAAAAGAGGGTTCAATCACAGATGGTGTGAAAACCCTCTGATGttccttctttttctccttGGAAATTGCGACCATACTCTTCTTGATCAAGACATTTTTCCCCAGTGTGCAGACATAGAACTCCACCTCTCCATCGGATTCTAGAGCTGCCTTCATCTCTAAGGCTTCTTTCTCCTTCATTGCCTTTAACAAATTGCAATACAATGTCAGGTTTTAAAAAATCTACAGATGCTACAAAACCTAGGCAGCAAAAAAAATCCATAATTTACCTCCAAGGCTTCAACCACATTCTTTTGACAACCCTTGAAAGCAAGGCCAAGTTCTTTCTTAACAGGAGCAATGACCAATTTCTGCAATTTAATTTCATGAGTGCAGCATTGAAACATACTATTTTTTGTCATCAAGATCTTTGCaaatatcaaaataacttcAGATATAACAAGAATAAGCAGTACCTCAACTTCTCTTGGTTCAGCAAATTTCTCATGTGCTACAAGGGGAACACcacttttttcctaaaaaaagagatcgaggaaaaaaaaatatgagtATTTTACATGCAAGTCGAAACCACAGAAAGACAATCTTAATGGTAAAACTGTTAAAGACACAACTATCTTATAAATCCTACCAAACAATTAGGCAGTTTAAATGGGCTCAATGAAAAGTCGACTAAACTAGTTTTGGAATTTCTGCCACAAAGTTAAAGACATTCCCTTGAATTAGAATTATTTGGAAAAGATAAGGTTTGGGCTGAACTCATACCGTATGGGCATGTAAATCATATGCAGATCTGTCAGCAATACCAACACATTCAATCCAACCATAAGAACACTCAATCTCGGCATCCCAACAGTCAGCAGCATAATGAGCCATTTCATTCGCAAGGTGCTGCCGGAAACGCAAACGGTCTTTGTCTATGCCAAGACGAGTTAGAAAAAGATATACTCTCCCAATGAAGTAGCCAAGAGTTTCATTATTCACAGTTCCCTGCATTATAATATAACATGTCAGCCTAGTAACCAACTAAACAAGTACAAGAGACATGGTAGAGGAGATAAGGGAGGTAGGGATAATCAATACACAAACCTTAGAAACCGCTTCACCCAATGGAATTTTCCTTGCAGATTTACCAGACATTTGCTCCTCTCTTGGAAACATCAAAAACTCCAAATTGGCAACATCAGCAAATTTTGGATGAGCTTTGTCTTCAGGATCAACAAAGTGCTCAATTTCCGCGAGTGTGAATTCACGAACTCTAAGAAGCCCTTGTCGAGGAGATATCTGTAATGAAACAGATGGACTGGGAATTAAACATACACACAAAAGGAAAGGGTACAAAATAGATAAACCTTGGACAAGTGCTAGCAAGATAAACCAATTTGAAAGCAGCAGCTGCAAGAACCACTAAATAGGAGACATGGTAATTTAGAACATAGTAAAACACAAGTCATTCTTGTAACAACACTGTCTCGTgcatataatttataaatataataagaaGCTAAAAAACAAGTGGGCTACCATCTTGCAATTTAAGGAAAATAGAGAGTAACCTCATTTCTAAAAGCCTGCCCAATCTGTGCGGCAGCAAAGGGTAGTTTGTTTCCATTGTAATAATACAAATCTTTGAAATTGACAAATATGCCTTGTGCTGTTTCAGGGCGCATGTACCTGCAGCATTTACATATTTACGCATCTAAGTTAATCACATCATGGACTTCATTGATCGAAAGTCACATAAGTAACAGGAAAAAGCCAACCATTTTCTCTTTTGTATAACAATATGATAAACTATGGCTAAAcagaaaatagtttttttttataggaATAACTTAAACAGAAAAGTGTTGCGATATACTGGTTCTAAAATGAAGTCAATAAAAATGGAAGAGAGTAAATTTGGATCAACTACTCACCCAGGCAGCAAACCTGATGGGCCAATAGAAGTCTGAAACATTAAGTTGAATGGATAAGGATCAGATAGTGGGTTCTTAGTATCTGGAGCCGTAATACCATACTCCTTAATTTTCGCGCCCAGCTGATCAGCAGAAAGATCATCCAAGACAGCGAGAATTTGCTTCAATTCCGCAGCCTTCTCAGAGGATATGCTGAGATCTTTCTGAAGTTTTTCATTACAAAAATCCTTAAGCAAGTGATCTGCCCGGTAGCAGGTCCCAGTTTTCTCATCCTTAACCATAAGGTCTGTGAACTTATCTACATGACCAGACGCTTTCAGGACAACTTCTGGTGTAACGCAAGGACAATCAACTTCCAACATATTCTCCTCAAGAACAAAATGCTACAAAGTGATCAAACAAAAAAGACAGAATTAAGCCAGTTTCTTGACCATAATTGAATTAAACAGATTTTCATGTCAAGAGATGACGAATCCACTCCAGAATAAAAGATCTTAATGAAAAAGAGGTAACGGCAATTAATTTCGAAAAACCCAAATAACAAACCTGACGCCAAAAAGCAAGAACATTGGACTTGACTGCACAGCCAGGAGGCCCATAATCGTACAATCCAGCAACCCCGCGATAAATCTTGAAGGATGGAATATAAAACAAACGCCTCTCGAGAGTGTTACTCACAGTTTGCCTGAACGACTCCCTATTCAAGGACCCATCGCCGCCGCCGCCACTAACAACCGCCTGCAACTGCTTCTCAATCGAAGCCTTCTCAATCTTCAATCCATTCAAAGCTTCAATAGCAGCATCAATCTCAGGCTTGGCAGCACCGGCAGCCTTAAGGGCTCGAACGGCATTGCCTTGAGCTTCAACAGCCGATAGCTTCTGAGAAAGGGCATTTCTGAGCGATGCTTCGGAAGAATCCATTGAAAAGAGACGTGGGAAATTGTGAGATTGAAAGGAAATGGGGATTCTGAGACGAGAAGTGAAATTGTGAGCAAGAAGGGTCGAAGAGGATAGAAGAGACGATAGAAGGCGCATGCGAGATATGAAATGGGAATAGGGTTTATGATGGTGGGGCCATTGATTAGAATATCAATATGGTACCACCAAAAATATCTTGCAAATGGAAgtggaaatggaaatggaaatggaaacgGAAATGGAAATGGAATCCACACAAGTTGTTGTTTTATCTTAAAATTAGGGTCTACCGATCACAGAATAAATTTGAAGGTGGAGAAGAAGATACCAAGAGATTGCAGCTGAGGAAGAGAACTCCAACTGGCGATTGAACCATCTATAAACCCTAAACAAAAGgatattttcttttatcaattatctatcaataaataaaaaggaaaatgaattttaatataAAGTATATAAATACAATTCAACGTTTATTAAAAAACACATTTAGCCTTCAATTACATTCGGTAAAGatatagtttatatatatatatatatatatatatatatatatatagattagttattgtaaattgaaaaatagatattgttcaaatataaaatttaaaatttttctatatttatttgaatccattttgatatGTTTGAAAATGTCTAGTTTGATAGCACAATTGATTTTAAATCAACCTTCACTTAGGTTCAAATCATTAGGAGTTTTTAGTGATTCTAACTATAGAGCACttagattttgaaaatatataatcGGAACGTTTTTTAGCTCTTAGATATTTGTTTGTCTTGATAAGATATCTTGCGGAGGAGTACTCAAGCTTCGTAAAGTCGAATAGGTCGTtaatacacatatatataataagcaTCCACATTTAACTTCAAAAAGCAATCTCTTAGGATGTTTATGAGGTATACTTAGTAAACAAGGTCTAGAATTTTAAACGGATAGAGTGCaagatttaattttaatttagaatatttctggaaaaaaaaagtattcCTTCTTGCCAAATAGAGTATCCAATTTCATATGCGATGCTCTATTTATTTAACTGATTAATTAGATAAGTTTCGATGTTTTGGAAAAACCCATTTGAACTTAACCTTTTACACCTCTAATGTTGAATCCACATACTTGGATGTTGCGTTTCTTACCTTATGCCTTGGAAAAGAGAGATGCTAGCTTTTATTGTCTTAAAAAACACATAACATTCACTTAAGAATCATGTGCGAAAAAGACTACATACTAAAGGTAACTCAAAGCTCAACCTGTACTCGATCTCAATGACGTCGCCAAAAGATTTGGAACTTGAGTAGCCACTGACTTTCACCCTCAACGCTAATATGGCTAAGATGATAACTTTGGAGTTTGTCCTAATAAACTAACTAATTGCTTATAGTTCACCTCAAATGTGCCTCAAAGTGGACTCAGTATCATAGAAATATTATGCATCGAAGAATCAAACTTAAAGTTGATAATATAAGCCAGATGAGCTTTGTTCATATATGCATTAGTAGTCTTGTTCGTTTTGAAAAAATATGATTTTGAAGAAATCATGATTTGATAAAAATATGTCAAGAATTTGCATCCAAATGAATGATAATTTTATGGCTAAATTACggaaaaaaaatcttcaatttcaatatttgtttcaaaaatatctaCATTGCTTCAAAAGTtgcattattattttttatttttcataaatatttaaaaggaaacttgtgtaaatgtaacaaaaaaccAAAGTATTTAGTCCGTGTAACAACGccataaaattagccattttttaaatatttcaggtttgtccttccatcttattgccgattcgtcttcctcttactatttcgtctttcttttactgagatttcgtctttcttcttttctttttttctgctatttctttccatcaactttcttatttttaatctttccatcgtttttcttcttttactcttttttttactttgatttctttccatcatctttctatttttcctctttttttttgtgatttttttccatcgtctttctccttttcctttttttacgtcgtttacaaacgactatgtaaaaaaaatagcaaaatctaaaagatcatgtataaagaacttgaaaaaaaattatttagattggagtagccaaatgtaaatgatcgtgtataaagaatcttaaaaagaaaaacatttaaGTTGTGCAAAAAAGTAAAcggtaaaaaaaaataaaaaattgtgtataaagaatcttgaaaaaaatcattagattggagtagctaaatgtaaacgatcgtttaaaaaacataaacgattttaaagaaataaaagatagtgtataaaaaatcttgaaaaaaaatcatttgattgaagtagctaaatgtaaacgatagtctaaaaaaagtaaacgattgtgtaaaataagtaaacgatcgtctaaaaaaatttaaatgatcatgtaataaaattaaacgatggaattgaaaagataaattgtatccatatctaaacgatcgcgtagaaattgtaatcatatctaaaagatcgcgtataaattgtagtcatatctaaacaatcgcataTAAACTGTAGTCATCTAAACGATGCGTAtaaaacaataaccaaatctaaacgatcgcaaaatATATTAGGTGCGCATTATTCACGGTGGGCTTCtgggctttttctattttcagaattgttctatagggtgtaaatactttgtgacttttttatatttttgaaaagaccccatattaaaaactttgttttgatgatattcattaaaataagaaatgaaaacCAGAACTTAGTTTTGAACAGTGTTCTcacgagattttcgaagaaatttggttcgtggagttgaacttgtgttgatgttatatttatgttaatttaatgcgatatggttcgatctctagaatttgattcTCTGATTCTCTCgactggatgcttacgcttgtatcttcaaaggagcatTTGGGGGTGGTCGActgaagcttcaatcttcgagatGGTCGACTTGAGGAGTTGGGCAGTCTTTTAGCTCTTGGGAGAATTTTCTCTAGACTTGCTGAAGTAAAAAATTTCCAatcccacaaatgaagagaactcctcttttttttagctcaatggcatatcaaattaatcaaactataaatttagtacatcagtttgatttaaatttgaaataaaggtTGGAATATGACCaatccttaatttgagaaaagtttaaGGTTTTATTCTTGACTT
It includes:
- the LOC103492006 gene encoding glycine--tRNA ligase, mitochondrial 1 — encoded protein: MRLLSSLLSSSTLLAHNFTSRLRIPISFQSHNFPRLFSMDSSEASLRNALSQKLSAVEAQGNAVRALKAAGAAKPEIDAAIEALNGLKIEKASIEKQLQAVVSGGGGDGSLNRESFRQTVSNTLERRLFYIPSFKIYRGVAGLYDYGPPGCAVKSNVLAFWRQHFVLEENMLEVDCPCVTPEVVLKASGHVDKFTDLMVKDEKTGTCYRADHLLKDFCNEKLQKDLSISSEKAAELKQILAVLDDLSADQLGAKIKEYGITAPDTKNPLSDPYPFNLMFQTSIGPSGLLPGYMRPETAQGIFVNFKDLYYYNGNKLPFAAAQIGQAFRNEISPRQGLLRVREFTLAEIEHFVDPEDKAHPKFADVANLEFLMFPREEQMSGKSARKIPLGEAVSKGTVNNETLGYFIGRVYLFLTRLGIDKDRLRFRQHLANEMAHYAADCWDAEIECSYGWIECVGIADRSAYDLHAHTEKSGVPLVAHEKFAEPREVEKLVIAPVKKELGLAFKGCQKNVVEALEAMKEKEALEMKAALESDGEVEFYVCTLGKNVLIKKSMVAISKEKKKEHQRVFTPSVIEPSFGIGRIIYCLFEHSYYMRPSKAGDEQLNVFRFPPLVAPIKCTVFPLVQNQQYEEVAKVISKSLTFSGISHKIDITGTSIGKRYARTDELGVPFAITVDSASSVTIRERDSKDQIRVSVEEAATVVKDVTDGLRTWEDVWSTFPHHTSASAED